In Cynocephalus volans isolate mCynVol1 chromosome 3, mCynVol1.pri, whole genome shotgun sequence, one DNA window encodes the following:
- the DNAAF2 gene encoding protein kintoun: protein MAKAAGPSPLEDLDLSGEEVQRLTSAFQDPEFRRMFSEYAEELTDPENRRRYEAEITALERERGVEVRFVHPKPGHVLRTSLDGSRRCFVNLCSNALVGAPSSRPGSGAEAPGSHWSLPYSLAPGREYAGRSGTRYTVYDVVFHPDALVLARRHEHFRHMLDATALEAVEKQFSVKLDRRNAKTLKIKYKGTPEATVLRTPLPGGVPSRPEGEPAGPLPDFPYPYRYPAAAGNSAAPRPQAPSPAEVALQPAPTEPRYRVVQRHHVDLQDYRCSRDSAPSPVPHELVVTIELPLLRSAEQAALEVTGKLLLLDSRKPDYRLRLSLPYPVDDSRGKAQFNKARRQLVVTLPVALPAARRELAAAPEEAVGRLRTDGAACASARDGVAGLAGDRTRDGDRDPSRAGVTDARITTLGAPEVEPPPAGAGKELTSDLWEQDLSRHAVSPPGVGEERSPGAGSFPGDGRRDPPCTASQGLDWESSAGGGGARGDLSVETVVDREDTGSGPSDRAMDGLGTENGEPLCPPLQCTQDEESLTLLIQVPRIQPQSLQGDLSPLRYKLHFSTEYLPYSFVLQFVPENKLSTKEPVISISSDNAVIELAKSPGSHGHWREWYYGLNNDSLEERLFVNEENVNEILEEVLSSPFKQTIPLNPPLIEVLQVTDNKIQILAKLQECSNSDQLKGKEERVNEGSHLTEKENIEHLSTSTTDSDSSIAVKSLEIDSCGSVVCVQQESFDVSQMLFGKCQQTESKMEPEFIKEESALYSNEGKDVITEEKEIAGDHLSSLPNKTTVHNIRDFDSIKETNMQDGSVEITKGHVTHCAFSFQNSLLYDLD from the exons ATGGCCAAAGCGGCAGGCCCCTCGCCACTAGAGGACTTGGATCTGAGCGGAGAGGAGGTCCAGCGGCTCACCTCCGCCTTCCAGGATCCGGAGTTCCGGCGAATGTTCTCCGAGTACGCCGAGGAGCTCACCGACCCGGAGAACCGGCGGCGCTACGAGGCGGAGATCACCGCGCTGGAGCGTGAGCGCGGAGTGGAGGTGCGGTTCGTGCACCCGAAGCCGGGTCATGTGCTGCGCACCAGCCTAGACGGGTCGCGGCGCTGCTTTGTGAACCTGTGCAGCAACGCGCTGGTGGGCGCGCCCAGCAGCCGGCCTGGCTCCGGGGCCGAGGCGCCCGGCAGCCACTGGTCTCTGCCTTACAGCCTGGCGCCCGGCCGCGAGTACGCGGGGCGCAGCGGCACCCGCTACACGGTCTACGATGTGGTCTTCCACCCAGATGCGCTCGTGCTGGCCCGGCGCCACGAGCACTTCCGCCACATGCTGGACGCCACGGCCCTAGAGGCGGTCGAGAAGCAGTTCAGCGTGAAGCTGGATCGCAGGAATGCAAAGACCCTGAAGATCAAGTACAAGGGGACCCCAGAGGCCACCGTGCTGCGCACGCCCCTGCCCGGGGGCGTCCCGTCCCGTCCCGAGGGGGAGCCGGCGGGCCCTCTCCCGGATTTCCCCTACCCCTACCGGTACCCGGCAGCCGCCGGGAACTCTGCGGCCCCCCGGCCGCAGGCGCCCTCCCCTGCCGAGGTGGCCTTGCAGCCCGCCCCCACCGAGCCGCGCTACCGCGTAGTGCAGCGCCACCACGTGGACCTCCAGGATTACCGCTGCTCCCGGGACTCGGCCCCGAGCCCCGTGCCCCACGAGCTGGTGGTTACCATAGAGCTGCCGCTGCTGCGCTCGGCCGAGCAGGCGGCGCTGGAGGTGACGGGAAAGCTGCTGCTCCTTGACTCGAGGAAACCCGACTACCGGCTGCGGCTCTCGCTCCCGTATCCGGTAGACGACAGCCGCGGCAAGGCGCAGTTCAACAAGGCCCGGAGGCAGCTGGTAGTCACGCTACCCGTCGCGCTGCCAGCCGCGCGCCGGGAGCTCGCCGCGGCCCCGGAAGAGGCCGTGGGCCGGCTCAGAACTGACGGCGCAGCCTGCGCTTCCGCTCGCGACGGGGTGGCGGGACTGGCTGGGGATCGCACCAGGGACGGAGACCGCGATCCCAGCCGAGCTGGGGTTACAGACGCCAGGATCACCACCCTGGGAGCCCCCGAGGTGGAGCCTCCGCCGGCCGGCGCTGGGAAAGAACTTACCTCAGACCTGTGGGAGCAAGACTTAAGCAGGCACGCGGTGTCGCCCCCGGGCGTCGGGGAGGAGCGGTCTCCCGGAGCAGGGAGCTTCCCTGGGGACGGCCGTAGAGACCCTCCTTGTACTGCATCCCAGGGCCTTGACTGGGAGTCTTCTGCCGGAGGAGGGGGTGCACGCGGAGATCTCAGCGTGGAGACGGTTGTGGACCGGGAGGACACAGGCAGCGGGCCCTCTGACCGAGCCATGGATGGTCTCGGGACCGAGAACGGGGAGCCTTTGTGTCCTCCTTTGCAGTGTACTCAGGATGAAGAATCCTTGACTCTGTTGATTCAAGTGCCTCGGATCCAGCCGCAAAGTCTTCAAGGGGATTTGAGCCCCCTCCGGTACAAATTGCATTTCTCCACAGAATACTTACCTTATTCCTTCGTTTTGCAATTTGTCCCAGAGAATAAATTGAGTACCAAAGAACCCGTGATTAGCATTTCTTCAGACAATGCAGTGATAGAACTGGCCAAATCTCCAGGGAGCCATGGACATTGGAGAGAGTGGTATTATGGTTTAAACAACGATTCTTTGGAG gaaaggTTGTTTGTcaatgaagaaaatgttaatgAGATTCTTGAAGAGGTCCTGAGCTCTCCATTCAAACAGACAATTCCCCTAAACCCACCATTAATTGAAGTTCTTCAGGTTACTGATAATAAGATTCAAATTCTTGCAAAG TTGCAAGAATGTAGTAACTCTGATCAGcttaaaggaaaggaagaaagagtcaATGAAGGAAGTCacctaactgaaaaagaaaatatagaacatCTTAGCACCTCTACAACTGATTCTGATTCATCTATAGCAGTTAAGTCCCTAGAAATAGATAGCTGTGGTTCAGTTGTATGTGTTCAACAAGAGTCTTTTGATGTTTCTCAAATGCTATTTGGAAAATGTCAACAAACTGAATCAAAAATGGAACCTGAATTTATAAAGGAAGAAAGTGCTTTGTACTCAAATGAGGGAAAAGATGTTATaactgaagagaaggaaatagctGGTGATCACCTTTCTTCATTACCGAACAAAACTACAGTTCACAATATACGTGATTTTGACAGCATAAAAGAAACCAATATGCAGGATGGTAGTGTGGAGATTACTAAAGGTCATGTGACTCATTGTGCATTCAGTTTTCAGAATTCTTTGCTATATGATTTGGATTAA